The nucleotide sequence TTCAGCTACGGAGGTTCTGGGCTTTGGGCGTTTACTATTCTGCTGTTTATCTTTTTACGATTAGATGCTAACAGACTGAACGATTGGATTCGATAATAATGATGAATGACAAATTACGAATGACAACAAATTCATATAAAGAAAAACTTTCAGAGGCAACACAGCAATACCTAAAACTTACTAAACAATACAACCAAATTAGCTTCCTCCGATTAGCTGAAATGCTACTTATCATTTGGTCAGTATACAAACTTATAAAAGCTCCATCAGTAGTAATGGGGCTATTTTGTATGCTTACTATTGTGGTTTTCCTTCTTTTGATAGTAAAACACAAGAAAATAAGTGCGTTGCGCAGTATCGCTCAAACTAAAATACGCCTCAATGAGCAGGAAATTGCATTTTTAGAACAACATACTTTCTTCACCGATAACGGCAAAGATTTTCAAGAAGAAAACCACCCTTATGCTTACGATTTGGATATTTTAGGTGAACATTCACTCTATCATTATCTTAACCGTACGCATACTTTCTTAGGCAGAAAACTTTTAGCCGAGCGACTTCTCTCTCCTTCTTCTGAGGACATTATCAACACACAAGAACAGATAAAAGCACTTACTCCCGACCTAAGCTGGCGACAAACCTTTACTGCTTATGCTCAACAAATAGATGACAGCAAAGATTTTTACATTAAACTACGCACTTGGGCAGGTAGCACTGTGAAACTATTAAGCAAAACAATGCAATATACTCTCATTGTTCTACCTATATTCCTCATCATAAGTCTTTTGATAGGATATGGAAACGACAACGAACTACTAAAAAGCGTTGGAAAGTTCTTAATCACTCTAAACTTGCTACTGTTTTTCTCTTTTATTGGTAAAATGACGAAAGAAAAACTCGGTTTTGAGCGTACTTATACAATGTTATATGCTTTTAAGGAGTGTATTGCACAAGTAGAAGCGCGTTTCCCTGAGAAAAACAAACAAGCAAGCGCTAAAATAGCTCAACTTTCCCGATTGTTAGACGATTTGGACAACGTGAGTAATATATTAGTCTCTATACCCCTAAACCTTTTCTCTTTTTATCACGTACATCGTTATCAGCAACTTTTGCAATGGAAGGCGCAATATGCAAGCTGTATTGAAGAATGGTTAGAGTCGGTGGGG is from Capnocytophaga ochracea DSM 7271 and encodes:
- a CDS encoding MutS-related protein — its product is MMNDKLRMTTNSYKEKLSEATQQYLKLTKQYNQISFLRLAEMLLIIWSVYKLIKAPSVVMGLFCMLTIVVFLLLIVKHKKISALRSIAQTKIRLNEQEIAFLEQHTFFTDNGKDFQEENHPYAYDLDILGEHSLYHYLNRTHTFLGRKLLAERLLSPSSEDIINTQEQIKALTPDLSWRQTFTAYAQQIDDSKDFYIKLRTWAGSTVKLLSKTMQYTLIVLPIFLIISLLIGYGNDNELLKSVGKFLITLNLLLFFSFIGKMTKEKLGFERTYTMLYAFKECIAQVEARFPEKNKQASAKIAQLSRLLDDLDNVSNILVSIPLNLFSFYHVHRYQQLLQWKAQYASCIEEWLESVGETEVLCSFANFSYNNPEFVYPTLNNDYKIAFEAVGHPLIPSEHRITNDITLGEHAFVLLTGSNMSGKSTFLRTLGVNMLLTLVGLPVCARKANIHPLRLRVSMRLADSLNDGKSYFFAEINRIQQIMETLEDERCFVLLDEVLRGTNSEDKQYGTIKIIERLLSLQALGVLATHDIEVCKLTEQYPHQLQNKCFESDITNGELTFDYKLREGVCQNKNATFLMKKLGIIR